The DNA sequence AGGGTCCGCCCCGGCAGCCGCCCCGAGCAGGTCGGCTGGGGCATCCCGCTGGACGCCGTCGCCGTCAACGACGTGGTCTTCGAGAAGCTCGCCCGCGACCGCCAGGCCGGGCTGGGCGTGTACATCTCCGGGCAACTGCTGGCCTCGTACTCGGCCGACGCGGTCATCGTGGCCACCCCGACCGGCTCCACCGCGTACAGCTTCGCGGCCGGCGGGCCGGTGGTCTCCCCGTACCTGGACGCGGTCGTCTTCACCCCGGTCGCCCCGCACATCGCCTTCGACCGCACCGTGGTGGCCGCGGTGGACGAGGCCGTCGCCGTGCGGGTGCTGCCCACCTCGGGGCGGGTGGCGGTCAGCCTCGACGGGCAGTTGCGCGGGGTGCTGGAGCCGGGCGACTGGGTGGCGGCCTACCGGGCACCGGACCGGCTGCGGCTGGTACGGCTCGCGCCGACGCGGTTCTACCACCGGCTGCGGGACCGCTTCCGGCTGGCCGATTCGCCCGCCGCCGACCCGGCCCCGCCGTTCTACCGCCCTCGCTCCCCGGTCCCCGCGGACCTGGCCCATCTGCGGCTGCCGCCGGCTCCCGGCGAGCCACCGGAGCCGGGACGCGGCGACCGGCGCTGAGGACGCGGGGTGCCCCACCCCGATGCCAGGCCGAGGACGTGGGGTGCCCACCCCGATGCCAGGCCGAGGATGCGGGGTGTCCACCGCGGTGCGAGGCTGAGGAGGTGACAGCTCACGCCTTTCACAGTGATCTCACGCTGCGGGTCAACGGCGCCGACCGCCCCCTCACCCTCGACCACCGGGTGACGCTGCTGGACGCCCTCCGCGAACATCTGGCGCTGACCGGGGTCAAGAAGGGGTGCGACCACGGGCAGTGCGGGGCCTGCACCGTTCTGATCGACGGCGAACGGGTCAACAGCTGCCTGGTGTTCGCCGTGG is a window from the Streptomyces luomodiensis genome containing:
- a CDS encoding NAD(+)/NADH kinase, yielding MAVNRLGLVVHQARPTAVAGARTAHAWAAAHGIPCCELDVWRGDRPRRSAQEESAAAGHPDLVVTFGGDGTFLRGARIAAGNGAAALGVNVGRVGFLTEITADQVADALDAVHDDRHTVEERMLLTLRASRPLELPEGMDALLRYGRGPALPPPRVRPGSRPEQVGWGIPLDAVAVNDVVFEKLARDRQAGLGVYISGQLLASYSADAVIVATPTGSTAYSFAAGGPVVSPYLDAVVFTPVAPHIAFDRTVVAAVDEAVAVRVLPTSGRVAVSLDGQLRGVLEPGDWVAAYRAPDRLRLVRLAPTRFYHRLRDRFRLADSPAADPAPPFYRPRSPVPADLAHLRLPPAPGEPPEPGRGDRR